The DNA window TCATGTTGTGCCCACCCATAAAAAGGTTTTGCTGCCTCTAGCTTTTGTAGCTAGCTCCCAATAGTGCTAGGTTAAAAGACCATCTTTAGTGGCCTAATCTCTTTAAGGCACAAACACTTTTTCCATGCTCATTCTCTCGCTCTCCTTTGGATGAACAGGGCAAAGGTAGGGACAGAAGGTTCAGGCAAACACAGATGCATGCAAGGGAGCAGTGACACGAGGAGTGCTCCTCCTGCAGGCACCCGGCACTTCATCGATGATTGTATGCAGCTGCGAGAAGTGTCCATGGATAGGAGATCAGCACACGATGCTGCAGCTGCCGTTcgtgctcctgctgctgcttcaaACCTTCAGGCACTGGGATTTTGGGTGCAGGGAGCAAGCGAGGAGCCCTTTATGGTACACCAGGTAAAAAGAAAAGCTAAAAAGAAACGTTAGGGCAATGGGAAAAAAGGCTTATCAAAAGAAGATACATCCCTCTTGTCTTAACTGCTTTGCCGCCACTGATCTTTCTCTTCACATGTCTATCACTATCTCCAGTCTTTTCTTCATATCTTTATCCATATCACTACATGGTTGGCATAACATTTTTCTGTAGAATTCTCGTGTAGATACTAGCTAGATTTGCTGATACCAACTTCCTGCCCCGCACCATGCATATACAATATTCACTTGGAACTGAGCTAGAGTGTCCACTCTTGACCTATTAGGAATTAGGAGTCATATCTCTGACTGACAAATAGACATGGGTATTGTCACAGGCTCACAGTCACAGATAGGGTCAATATACTCTGATCCACATGTGACCTTCAAAAGTgcgagaaaataaaaaaggattaGTAGGATGAATATACGTAGTATAGACATGCCAGGAGCCAGGAGGGCACAGTGTGGTACAAATACTGGCACAATTGTACTAGCACCAGTATATATAGGACACTGCCACAAATGGCTCTTGAGAGCCCTGTTTTCTGATAGGAACACGACGGTGTAGCTTTGCCTCAGGCATTCCCTTCAGCTCATCGACAATGATAAGCCAAAAGAAGTGGCTTTTTGCAGAACTCGGTTGCTATCCTTGCAGTTGCACGCAGCAGTTTCATGATGGACGATGATGGCGCGGTGCGGATGGAAAGAACAAGATCATGAAAGCTCTCTGCAAATTACTAACAAAAGTTGACTAGTGTCAAATCTTTTGCTTTGGAAGCACATTAGGTTCTGTAGCTTTGTCAGGGTTCCACTGTAAGGTCATCTGAAGTAGGATGAATTTATCTCATCTCATATGAGCTTACCTGCATTTTCGAGACATAAATTTGACGGTTGCTGCAGGATACTGGATAGACTCTGTATTGCATGATACTTTGATATATATCCTTCTGAGCTTTCCTGCGTTGGAATTTTGCAGATTAGTAAACCCAAAGCACATCAACTGAACCATATGGTCAGGAAGCTATCTTGCAAGGAGAACCACGAGGATAGGTTATTCACGGTGAGCAGTGCGGCTAGAGATGAACCAACCAAGAAATGCGCATCGCCGCTGTCGCTAGCCATCGGCCAGAAAGCTGCAAATGCTATCTCCTCCTGGCCCAGTGAGGGCAGCTGCGTTATCTCGCCATCACCGAGGAGCTTCAGTGACTGCTCTGGGCCACCAGGGTGCAGCTTTGTTGGCCAGAGAGTTAACCTGGAACTTTCACTGTCAATATGTGGATCATAATTCAGATTATTTGTGGTGATTCTAGTTGATCGATCTCTCTCTGTGATGCTGTTACTATTTTTTGATTCTGCTGATCTCTTTGCCTGTGGAACACCCTCGAAGCTGCTGCaaataaactattatgtatgacCAATTATATCGTCATCACAAGTTACCGGTATTACAGAACACAGAATACATATTTGACTGCTCCTTGCAGCACCAAATAGAAAGGGAAAAGCGAGATGCATATTGCCTACTACTATTTATTTCAAAGATTGTCTCGTTAATCTATTGTTTGTCTGTGGCAAGGCAACTGTCTAAGAGAAGTGGCCAAATTCGAATTTCAAACGCAAAACAGTAGCATTTCAGACCTATATCTCCCCTTCTTTTCCATTTGAGATTGGCTTGGACACATAAGCTGGTTTAtacattttcttaaaaagaaatCATTCACTTCTACCTTAGACACATCAGGAATGCAAACTTTGGACCCTCATGAACCCAAAAATTTCACAAGATCTTTGCAACAATTTCACAAGAAATAGTTAATTTCTACATGAATTAAGAAACGTctccacttttttttaaaactagagTTCATTTGTGAGTCAAAATGAAATGAGGGCGGCCTATAAGACAATCACTCATTACCAGTTTGTCACTGACTTTGACAGCTCCTGCACCTGCAGGAATGTGCTGAACAAAGAAGATTCCTCCTGCCCTGAAATTGTTATTCCTTTCCTAAAGGCATTCAACACACTTAAAAGAAtcagatgataaaattttgaggttcgtaaatatataaaaatggaaTTTCAGAGAGTAGCATACTAGCATCATAGTGACAGCTCACATGTTGCACAGTATATTATGTGTCAGGAGATCAAACAGTAATAGCTTAAATTCAGGCCTGTATTTATAAGCAATGTACTCATGAGTATACTGTAGTAGAGCTACCATgtgcttttctttcttctcgcTTGCTCTGCTGGAAGGAACACAAACAAAATGATTAAAACATAGTCAGCTCATGTGCGTGCGTGTGTTGTCTGTTTCGAGTTGTTTCTCAAAAGCCTAGGAGAGGCAAACATGTCACATAGACCGCTGATTTGCTGGTTAAAAGATTGACAAATACAACACTACTCTGGTCGccaaaagtaaaagaaaacatcTAAAAAGGTGGTTAGGAATATATACTCGTCAGTTTCTGTGCTTACCTTTGATGCTGCGAATGGCATCATCTTTTGTCAAAATCAAACCATTTACCACTTCCCCAAAAGTATCAGACTGACAGCATCTCGTCTCAAGTACACATTATTACCATGATGAGCACCACAGTAGATTGCAGGGAGAAGTACGGTGGACGAAACAAAAGCCATCTCAGTAGCTGCTTCTTCAGCAACATGCATGCTTTTGTCTGAATTGGCCATGATAGATAAAGTTCAGAAAACAGTAGAACACCATAATAGCCAGCGACCTCATGGTTTTGACATCGCAGCACGAATAAATAACGACAAGAAGCTACCCTCCAAGAGCTGCATGAACGAACTCTGCAGGGCTGCAACTTATAAACTGACCTACCCAAAACCAGCCAAACAGCTGTTGGTGGGGACTACAGATTATATGATGCGTAGAACAGCATGCAACTATGCAAGGAATTATTTGTTCAAACCGTCTCGACCATAGAGGACTTCAAGCTGCAGCACAGTTGTAAACTGGAAATGAGAAGAATGATCAAATTGCATCATCTGCATTGTGCCCATCACAGCCTTACAGGCAATCTGATTGATATCAACCATGGAGGCATCACTTCTTCTTTGCCGCTTTTTTATCAGGCACCAAAGCCTTGACACAGAGACGAGGCTTAGTCGAGATGAGCTCAGATGGGAGAACGGACACCCCAGCAACCGAAGATCCCAAAGGTACCCCGGAAATAGGGAGCATCTCCACTAGTACTGCCACCTGGATACtagaatatatcatttattgtaCAAAACAGTATGTAAGATTAATGCACAACAgtgcaaaataattttcaacGGGGAATAGTAATGCAACGTTCTAAAACTTCAGCTTTTCActatatttaaacttttaaggTAAAAGAATAGAGAATATAATCGTGTGAAACATGATAGTGCAGAAATTACTGAAAGTGTAAGTTGTCCTCTACATTTCAATGCAAAAGAGCAGATTGACCATAAATAGAATTCAACTTTACAGTCCATGACTTAATACCTGGATAAATGGCTTCAACTTTGTTCTCACTAGGCAatgtttgtttgattttaCTTCCACCACTCCT is part of the Oryza brachyantha chromosome 2, ObraRS2, whole genome shotgun sequence genome and encodes:
- the LOC102715373 gene encoding myb family transcription factor MOF1-like, producing MGSGGGRKGAARQYNRSKEPRLRWTAELHRSFVRAIDCLGGQHKATPKFILQLMDVRGLTISHVKSHLQMYRGTRHGIGQKDMQPQPHLKKHSFCSDEQSPKEFMLCPPIKRAKVGTEGSGKHRCMQGSSDTRSAPPAGTRHFIDDCMQLREVSMDRRSAHDAAAAVRAPAAASNLQALGFWVQGASEEPFMVHQISKPKAHQLNHMVRKLSCKENHEDRLFTVSSAARDEPTKKCASPLSLAIGQKAANAISSWPSEGSCVISPSPRSFSDCSGPPGCSFVGQRVNLELSLSICGS